Proteins encoded together in one Antennarius striatus isolate MH-2024 chromosome 13, ASM4005453v1, whole genome shotgun sequence window:
- the LOC137606519 gene encoding serine/arginine repetitive matrix protein 5-like → MEFLQLGAEGLEPEHSQNQSQNQNQNQNQSQNPEQSQNQNQNQNQNQNQNRARTRTRARTRARTRARTRARTRARTRTRTRTRARTLNRARTRTRTRTRTEPEPEPEPEPGPEPEPEPEPEPEPEPEPEPEQSQNQNQNQSQSQNQKQSQSQSQNQNQNQNQSQNPEQSQNQNQNQNRARTRTRARTRARTRARTRTRTRTEPEPEPEPEPEPEPEPEQSQNQSQNQSQNQNQSQSQNQNQSHNQNQNQNQS, encoded by the coding sequence ATGGAGTTTTTACAGCTAGGAGCAGAAGGACTGGAGCCAGAACAcagccagaaccagagccagaaccagaaccagaaccagaaccagagccagaaccctgaacagagccagaaccagaaccagaaccagaaccagaaccagaaccagaacagagccagaaccagaaccagagccaggaccagagccagaaccagagccagaaccagagccagaaccagagccagaaccagaaccagaaccagaaccagagccagaaccctgaacagagccagaaccagaaccagaaccagaaccagaacagagccagaaccagaaccagagccagagccaggaccagagccagaaccagagccagaaccagaaccagaaccagaaccagaaccagaaccagaacagagccagaaccagaaccagaaccagagccagagccagaaccagaaacagagccagagccagagccagaaccagaaccagaaccagaaccagagccagaaccctgaacagagccagaaccagaaccagaaccagaacagagccAGAACtagaaccagagccagaaccagagccagaaccagagccagaaccagaaccagaaccagaacagagccagaaccagaaccagaaccagagccagaaccagagccagaaccagaacagagccagaaccagagccagaaccagagccagaaccagaaccagagccagagccagaaccagaaccagagccacaaccagaaccagaaccagaaccagagctag